AACACCTGGCGCGTCTTCTGCACACGCAGTTCGCCGAGCGCCCCGACATCGTCCAAACCGGCGGTGTCAATGAAAAGCACCGGGCCGAGCGGGAGCAGTTCCATCGGTTTTTCGACGGGATCGGTGGTGGTGCCCGCGTGATCCGATACGATCGAAACCTGCTGCGCCGTGATGGCGTTCAGCAGGCTCGACTTGCCGACGTTGCGGCGTCCAAACAGGCCGATGTGCAGGCGAAAACTCTTGGGCGCGGCCATGCTCATTGCGTGGAACCTTTTTCCTGTCGTGGCGGGATGGGTATGCTCGATCCGAGCCGGCAGACGGCTTCGGGGGTAATGAGTTCGTTGAAAGCATCAGGGTCGAGACGTCCGCTGCCGACGACTATCTCGCGGATCGTTCGACCCGTGGCCTTGGCTTCTTGAACGACGGCGCATGCGCCCTCATACCCGATTGCGGGCAGAAGCGCCGTGGCAATGGCGGTCGATCCTTCGACGTGGGCGCGACACCGCGCCTCGTCGGCCTCGATGCCCTCGACGCAGTGTGTGCGCAGGATCTCGCACGATCGCGAAAGCAGATCGCAACTGTCGAGCAGGCACAGCGCGATCAGCGGCATGAACGCGTTGAGTTCGAGGCTGCCCGATGCGCAGGCTGCGGCCAGCGTGGCGTCATTCCCCATCACGAGCATGCCGGCTTGCGTCACGGCTTCCGGAATCACGGGATTGACCTTGCCGGGCATAATGGAGGAACCGGCTTGACGTTCCGGCAAACGGATCTCGCCGAATCCCGCCTCCGGCCCCGATGACAGCAGACGCAGGTCCGAACAGACTTTGATGAGCGACGTGGCGCACGCTTTCAGAATACCGGAAACCTCGACAAACACATCCGTGTTTTGCGTGGCTTCGACGAGATTTTCCGCTCGGGCAAAACCGATGCCCGTGATTTCGCGCAGGGATTCGACCACACGGAAAATATAGGTGCGCGGGGCGGCCAAGCCGGTGCCGACCGCCGTGCCGCCGAGATTGACAACGCGCAGGCGTTCCTCGCATTTGTAAATGCGCCAGCGGTCGCGGTTGAACGCCTCGGCATACGCGCCCATTTCGCGTCCGAGCGTCGTGAGCACGGCGTCCTGGTATTCCGTGCGTCCGACTTTGACGATGTGGGCGAAGGCCTTTTCCTTTTCTTGAAATGCTTCCTGTAATGCGAGTACGCGGGCTTCGAGTTCGTGCAGCAGGCGGATGGCCGCGAGACGCAACGCGGTCGGGTACGTGTCGTTCGTGGATTGGTGCCGGTTCACATCGTCGAGCGGCGAAACACGGCGATAGTTGCCGCGTGGTTCGCCAAGCAAATCGAGGGCGCGGTTCGCGATGACCTCGTTGACGTTCATGTTGAGGCTTGTGCCGGCCCCGCCCTGAAGCGCATCCACGACGACGTGCCGGGTCAATTCGCCCGATGCCATCTCACGGCATGCGCGCACGATGGCATCGGCCTTTTGCAAATCGTCATCCCAGACGCCCATGGCCTGATTCGTCAGCGCGCACGCGAGTTTCACGTCTCCGTATGCGGCCACAAGCGCCGGATGCGACGGCCGCCCCGCCAAGGGAAAATTTTCACTCGCGCGCACGGTATGCACGCCGTACAATGCTTCCGCCGGTACGGGCTTCTCACCGATCAGGTCGCGCTCTACGCGATATGTCGAACCTTTCGATGCCGTGGCTCAATCTCCCAATAGTGGTTGGTGGTTGGTGGCTGGTGGTTGGTGGTTTGGCGTTATAATTTCCTTTCAAGCGCTCGAATCAGGCCGTTCAAAAGACGGCCAACGGTTTCCGTGCATTCTCGAATTTCGGCATGTTGTGCCGGGGCGAAAAAGGCCAGACGCCTGGCGATTTCCGCTTGGGTTCGCACTTCCATTAGAGAACCGCGCGCCATCGAAAGACGATTGAGAAACTCTTTCGTGGACCGGCGCCCCTGACCTTCCGCAATGTTTGAAGGAACGGATATCGCAGCCCGGCGGAGCTGGTTCGTCAGACCGTATATCTCGCCCCTTGGAAATGATCGCGTGTGATCGTAAACAAGCGTCACCAATTCCATGGCCTGTTGCCAAACTTCCTATTGTTCGTGATGCGTAACCGTCATTCCCGGTCTCTTGCCAGCCACCAGCCACCCAATTCTCAGTGTTCAAAAACCATTTTCTTCACTTCGATTCCATCAATGGCGGCGAGTTTATCGGCAAGTTCGAAACAGACCGCTTCATCTCCGTACATTTCGAGCAGGACGATGCCGTTGGGCGAACAGACGTTCTCGACTTCGTGCAGGCCAAGGCGGGTCTTGATGTTGCAGCCGTACTGCGAGAAGAGTTGCTGGACTTCCGCCACTTTGCGAAGCCGGTCGGTGATGTGCACGCCCAGAATGATATGTTTGTTCATTGCGGTTTCTCCATGTTGCCGGTTGGATGGTTTCAGCAAAACACGTCGCGCTTTCCTTCGCGCACTTTAGCCAAAAGTTTTTCAGATGTATTTCGCTGCCGATCATTCATGCGCGCGAGCGTCTCGGCAATGAGTTTTTCGCCGGCCTCGCGCGTTTCGGGCGACGCGTAGTCAATCAAGTACTCTTGGAACGTGGACAAAGCATTCGGATCGCAGTGGTTTTTGATGTCGCCGGGCTTGGCCATGTCCATGAAGTCCTGGCCAGTCCGTCCGAGGCGGTAGCAGGCGGTGCAGAACGACGGAATATAGCCGAGCGAGGCCACGTCGCGGATGACCTCGTCGAGGGAACGGTGATCGCCAAGCGAAAATTGCTCGCTGACGGCAATGGGATCGCCTTCGGTGTAGCCTCCGGGATTCGTTCGGCTGCCCGCGGAAATCTGCGACACGCCGAGCGCAAAGGTTTCGCGGCGGATGTTCGCCGTTTCGCGCGTGCTCATGATGATCCCCGTGTACGGCACCGCCAGACGGAGGATCGCGACAATCTTGCGGAAATCGAGGTCGCTGACGGCGTGCGGCGGATGCAGGGCGATGTCGGAACCCGTCGCCGGTTCGAGGCGCGGCACGCTGATTGTGTGCGGTCCGACACCGAAACGCTCCTCCAGATGGGCGATATGCTGCATCATGGCAAGGATTTCGAAACGCCAGTCGAACAGTCCGAACAGGACGCCGATGCCGACATCGTCAATGCCGGCCTGCATGGCGCGGTCCATGGCGGTCACGCGCCAGTCGTAATTCTTCTTCTTGCCGCCGATGTGCATCTTGGCATAGGTTTCGCGATGATACGTTTCCTGGAAAAGCTGGTACGTGCCGATCTTGGCCGCTTTGAGTTGCCTGAACTCGTCGAGCGTAAGCGGGGCGACGTTGGCGTTGACGCGGCGAATCTCGCCGTTGCCGCTTCGCGTGGCGTAAATCGTCTCGATGCTCCGGAGGACATACGAAAAGCCCTCCTCCGGATAGGATTCGCCCGCGACAAGGAGCACGCGCTTGTGGCCCTGTTCGACGAGCACCTTGATTTCGTGCGCAATCTCTTCCTGTGAAAGCGCACGGCGTTTCACAGCCTTGTTGCGTGCCCGGAATGCGCAATAGAGACATTCGTTTCCGCACAGGTTGGAGATGTAGAGCGGGGCAAACAAGACAAGCCGCTTGCCGTAGATTTCTTCTTTGACCTGCCGGGCCGTGGCGAACAACTCGCCCAGCAGTTCCGGGTCGCTGATCGCCATCAGCACGGCCACATCGGAAGCCGGAAGCCCCTTGAGCGTCTTTGCCTTGGCGAGAATCTCGCGCACGCGCGCGCCGTCATGTCGAGCGCCCGCTTTCAGTGTTTCCTCGATTTCGCCTTCCCGAATGGGAACGGCATCGGGATTGGCAGTGGTTTCCATCGAATGCCCCGTCCTTTCTTCCAAACTACCGGCCGGGCGCAAGGGGTATCTCGAACGAGAACTCCGCCCATTGTCCGGGTTCGGAATCCGCCCAGATCCGGCCGCCATGCAACTGAATGATTCGCCACGTCGAATACAAGCCGACCCCCGTTCCCTTGCGCTTGAGCAATTCGGGGGTCCGCAAGCGCGAGAACTTCCGGAAAAGCCGGGGTTTCTCCTCGGGCGGAAAACCGGGGCCTTCGTTCCACACAGAGACTCGCAATCGGCCGTCCACCGTGTGGGCACGAATCCGTATCCGGCCCTCGCGCTTTCCATATTTTACGGCATTTCCAAGCAGATTTACCATGACCACGGTCATCAGGGCTGGATCGCATTGCAGACTCAAGGGGGCTTCCGGGCAATCTTGCTCGATGGTCATCCCCGCGTCCTGTGCTAGACTGTCCACGATGACCAGCGCCGGATCGATCACGTCGGTCCTGAAATCCACATTGGATTGATATTTTGCCTCCAGTTCGTTGCTTTCCAGTCGGGACAGGCCGATATATTCCTCGACCATTCCCAGTAGATACTGGGCCTTTTTCACCATGCGGCCCAGTTTTTCACGTTGGGAATCGGTAACCGGACCGAACATGCCGCTCTCAAGCGAATAGATGTCCATCACGATGGACGCCAGCGGACTCTTCAATTCATGGCTGACAAAGCCCAGTATCTCGAAATAGGCGCGGTTGACCGCATGCAACCGCTCAATCCGCCATGCCTTTTCGATGGTCTGCCCCAGGCGTTCGGCGATGGCTTGATGAAGACGGACGTGATGCAAGTCGTATGCATGGGGCTGACGCGCACTTCGAAAAAGAAAACCAATCGGGCGTTCCTCCACCCAAATCGGACACGTCATGCTCGACCGTATGCCCTCATGAAGAATGGCGCGCGTGGACGCGCTGTCCGGATGTTCGCGCGCATATTGCTCCAAGTCGTTGATAATCCGCGGCGTGCCGGTTTGGAGCACCTCTTTGAGGGAACTCCCCTCGATGTCCTGTGCAAACCCATTTTTCAAAAAAAGCGGTTCGTAGACGGCCTTGGCCCAATAGGCAACGACCCGACGTCCATCCTCCTCAATAAAGGCCAGTCCCAAACGGTCGCAAGGAATAATGCCCCGTGTCGCCTCGAAAGCAAAGGTCATGATGTCGTCGAGCGACTGGCCCGCCGCAATCTTGCGGTTCACTCGGTTCAACACGATCTTTTCTTCCGGAGAAAATGCGACGCCCTCGTCGTCCATCGAAATGTACTCGATGACGGGAACCTTATCTAGTGCTTTTTTGCCGCTTTTTCGCATGACATCCGCGTGCGGTTATGCAAGCGCTCCTATTGCCCGAGTCACGCTCAGGCCTTTCTTTATAAAAACACAAACATAATACAGACAGCCGGAATTCCCGGCCATCGGCGGGTGTTATTCAAGGGGTTGTACAAACCATCAAACTATTGTACTCTTTCGGTCGAACCTTTTTCGCATTCGACAAGGAAAGGCCGCTTGTGAAAGAAGCCGATTTCAGGAGAAATGTTTGACATGAAACGATATTTGCTCATAACGGTGTTGGCGCCGATTCTGACGGCGTGTATATGGGGTTGCCACAAATCCGCGACCGAACCGGGTGTCGCACCACCGTCCGCCATCGTCAAAGCCGCCACCGAAAAAGTCGTCATGCAAACCGTTCAAACCTCCGAGGAGGCCGCCGGCACGGTCCGATCGAAGGCTTTTGCCACGATTCAGAGCAAACTCATGGGCCATATTCGGGCCATTCATGTAAACGAGGGACTTCCCGTAACGACCGGCATGTTGTTGATTGAGATTGATGACCGCGAAGCGACCGCGCAGGTCAAAAAAGCTGAAAGCGGATTGTTGGAAGCCCAAAGCGCCTTGCAGGAAGTCGAAAAGGGTTATGGCGGCGCCCAAGCCGCACGGGAAGCGGCCGTGGCCAATCAGAACCTTGCCAACGCGACGCTGGAACGTCTCAAAGGACTGGCCCAGAACGAGGCGATCAGCCGACAAGCCTACGACGAGGCCGAAGCCAAGCAAAAAGCGGCCGCCGCCGCCTACAACCAGGCCGATCAAGCGCTCAAATCGTTCGATGCCAAACGCGCCGAGGCCGCCGCGCGGATTGAACGGGCGCAAGCCGAACTGGCCAACGCCCAAATCCTGCTCGGATGCACTCGCATTGTCAGCCCCATGGACGGCATTGTCACACGCAAGTTCGCCGAAGTGGGTGATTTGGCCACGCCGGGCATGCCGCTGCTCGAAATCGAAGACAACCAGGCGTACCGTCTTGAAGCAAATGTGGACGAAAGCCGGGTCGGCCGTTTCCGGATCGGCGACGCGATTTCGGTCCTGATTGACGCCTTGGGCAACGAGCCCATCGCCGGAACCGTATCCGAGGTGACGCCATCGTCCGATCCGGGCAGCCACACGTTTGTCGTGAAGGTGTCCCTGCCCGCGGCGCCCAACCTACATTTCGGCTTGTTTGGCCGGGTACGTTACATTTCGGGCGAGAAAAAGGCGCTGACTGTGCCCGTTTCAGCGGTGACCGAACGGGGTCAGTTGACGGGCGTGTTCGTGGTAGGCGACGATCATATCGCCCGGCTGCGGCTCGTCAAGACGGGCAAGCCCTACGGCGAACGGATCGAAGTGTTATCGGGTTTGAGCGATGGAGAGACGATCGTTACGGGCAATCTCGGGGCCGTCCAGGACGGCGTCCGCATCGAATCATGAAGGCGGGGGTTTCCATGAAGACGCAGGGACTTGCAGGTAAAATCGCCCATGTATTTATTGATTCGAAACTCACCCCGCTCATGATCGCCGCGTCCCTCCTGCTGGGTCTGGGCGCGGTGGTGCTGCTGCCCCGTGAGGAAGAACCGCAAATCGTCGTGCCGATGATTGACATCTTCGTGCAGATGCCGGGGGCCGGCGCGAAGGAAATCGAAGAGCGCGTCACAAAACCCATGGAAAAGTTGCTTTGGGAAATACCCGGCGTCGAGTACATCTACTCGACATCCAGTCCCGGCGCGGCGTTCGCCGTGGTGCGCTTCTATGTCGGCGAAAACGAGGAAGACGCAATTGTCCGCCTCAACCAGAAAATGTTCTCGAATTTCGACATTATCCCGCCGGGTTGCAGCCAGCCGCTTATCAAGCCACGCTCGATCGACGACGTGCCCATTCTGGCGCTGACGTTGTCGAGCGAACGATATGACCATTTCACGTTGCGGCGCGTCGCGGCGCAGTTGCACGACGCCATCAAGGAAGTCGCGAACGTGTCGGAAGTCAAATTGATCGGCGGCCAGCGGCGGCAGGTCCGCGTGGTCCTCGATCCGGCGAGGATGGCCGCGTACGGCGTCGCGCCGGCAACGATTATTCCCATGTTGAGCCGGGCCAACGCACAGAACGCCGCGGGCAGTTTTTCCGCCGGAAACCGTGAGTTTCTCGTTGAAGCAGGCGGTTTCCTGAAGAACGCCGACGAGGTGGGCGCGGTCGTAATCGGCGTCTTTGACAAACGGCCGATTTATCTTCGCGACGTTTCGGAAATTCTCGACGGCCCGGAGGAGGCGGCGAATTATGTCTTCAACATCGAAGGTCCGGCAAGCGCGCACAGCCACGTGCTGGGCCGCCCGGAAAAAGGCGCCGAATCGTCCGGGCCGGCGCCCGCCGTAACCATTTCGGTGGCCAAGCGCAAGGGCTCCAACGCCATTACCATCGCGGATCATGTCATTGAAAAGGTGCGCGCATTGCAAGGCACGGTAATCCCGTCGGACATTCAGGTCACGGTTTCGCGCAACTATGGTGAAACGGCCCAGGAAAAATCGAACGAACTGCTGTATCACATGTTTCTGGCCGTCGTGTCGGTCGCCATCCTGATTGCGTTCGTCTTGGGCGTCCGCGAATCGGGAACGGTGGCGATCGCAATACCGGTCACGCTGGCGTTGACGTTGGTGGTTTTCTATTTCTACGGCTACACGCTCAACCGCGTGACGCTCTTTGCTTTGATCTTCTCGATCGGCATTCTGGTGGACGACGCGATCGTCGTCGTCGAAAACATCGTGCGCCATTACCATCTGCCCGAAAACAAGGGACGCCCGGTTATCGAAATCGCCGTGGACGCGGTGGACGAGGTCGGCAATCCGACACTGCTCGCCACGGCGGCCGTCATCGCGGCGATCCTGCCGATGGCCTTTGTGCGCGGACTCATGGGACCGTACATGGCGCCCATTCCGGTCGGCGCATCCGCGGCGATGATCTTCTCGGTCATTGTGTCATTCATGGTAACGCCGTGGGCGGCGTACCGCCTCCTTCGCGCCGAAACGCCGCACAAGCACAAGCAATCATGGTTCCGTCGAATGCGGCGAACGACGGGGACGCCGTCCCTCCCGCCGGAATCGGACATCGCGATGCGGACGGCGGGGACGCCGTCCCACGCGCACAGTGAAGGCGCTCTTGACCGTCTTTATCGTCGCGTCATGGATCCGTTGATTCACCGCCCCATCCTGCGTTACGGATTCCTGGTCATGGTGTCGCTTTTACTGCTCGCGGCGTGTTCATTGGTGCCGTTGTCTAAGGTGCTTGTCAAAATGCTGCCCTTCGATAACAAAAGCGAATTCCAGGTTATCATTGACATGCCCGAAGGGACCACGCTCGAACAAACCGCCACGGCCACGCGCGCCATCGCCGACTATCTGCGGACCGTTCCCGAAGTCGCCAACATGCAAACCTACGTCGGAACGGCATCCCCGCACAACTTCAACGGGCTTGTCCGCCATTATTTCCTGCGCAGCAACCCAAATGAAGCCGACATCCAAGTCAATCTCGCGCCCAAGGAAGCCCGCGCTGCACAGAGCCACGATATCGCCAAGCGTGTCCGGCCCGGCATTCAGGCCGTCGCCGAACGGTTCGGCGCGCGCGTAAAAGTCGCCGAGGTGCCGCCGGGCCCGCCCGTGCTGCAAACGCTTGTCGCGGAAGTGTACGGCCCCACGTACGAGCGGCAAATCGAAGTCGCGCGCAAGGTCCGCGAAATCTTCGAACAGACCGAAGGCGTGGTGGACACCGACTGGTACGTGGAAGATGACCAGACGAAAATCCACTTTGACATTGACCAGGAAAAGGCTGCCCTGAACGGTATCTCCGTTGAACAGGCCGGCCTCACCCTGCGCACCGCACTGGAAGGCACGGGCGTGGGCCTGATTCACCAACCCAAGGAAAAGGAGGACGTGGCGATTATGCTGCGGCTCGACCGCGCGCATCGGTCGAGCGTCGAGGACCTAAAAGCAATCAAAGTGGCCGGCGACAAGGGGAATCTCGTGTCGCTCGGCGAGATTGTAAAAATCACCGAGACCATCCAGGATAAAAGCATCTACCACAAGAACCTGATGCCCGTGGTCTACGTAACCGGCGACGTCGGCGGCGTCGCGGAAAGCCCGGTGTACGTCATCTTTGCACTGATGAAACGTGTCGCCGCGCTCGTCATCCCCGAAGGCTACCCTGTCGAGCAGTACTCGACCATGCAGCCGTTTTCATCCGAAAAAATCGCGATCAAATGGGACGGCGAATGGTTTGTGACCTACGAGGTTTTCCGCGACATGGGCCTGGCGTTTGCCGCCGTGCTCGTGCTGATTTTCATCCTCGTCGTCGGCTGGTTCCAGTCGCTCAAGACGCCCTTCGTGATCATGGCCGCGATCCCGTTTTCGCTCGTGGGGATT
The DNA window shown above is from Candidatus Hydrogenedentota bacterium and carries:
- the hydG gene encoding [FeFe] hydrogenase H-cluster radical SAM maturase HydG, producing METTANPDAVPIREGEIEETLKAGARHDGARVREILAKAKTLKGLPASDVAVLMAISDPELLGELFATARQVKEEIYGKRLVLFAPLYISNLCGNECLYCAFRARNKAVKRRALSQEEIAHEIKVLVEQGHKRVLLVAGESYPEEGFSYVLRSIETIYATRSGNGEIRRVNANVAPLTLDEFRQLKAAKIGTYQLFQETYHRETYAKMHIGGKKKNYDWRVTAMDRAMQAGIDDVGIGVLFGLFDWRFEILAMMQHIAHLEERFGVGPHTISVPRLEPATGSDIALHPPHAVSDLDFRKIVAILRLAVPYTGIIMSTRETANIRRETFALGVSQISAGSRTNPGGYTEGDPIAVSEQFSLGDHRSLDEVIRDVASLGYIPSFCTACYRLGRTGQDFMDMAKPGDIKNHCDPNALSTFQEYLIDYASPETREAGEKLIAETLARMNDRQRNTSEKLLAKVREGKRDVFC
- a CDS encoding GAF domain-containing sensor histidine kinase, with protein sequence MRKSGKKALDKVPVIEYISMDDEGVAFSPEEKIVLNRVNRKIAAGQSLDDIMTFAFEATRGIIPCDRLGLAFIEEDGRRVVAYWAKAVYEPLFLKNGFAQDIEGSSLKEVLQTGTPRIINDLEQYAREHPDSASTRAILHEGIRSSMTCPIWVEERPIGFLFRSARQPHAYDLHHVRLHQAIAERLGQTIEKAWRIERLHAVNRAYFEILGFVSHELKSPLASIVMDIYSLESGMFGPVTDSQREKLGRMVKKAQYLLGMVEEYIGLSRLESNELEAKYQSNVDFRTDVIDPALVIVDSLAQDAGMTIEQDCPEAPLSLQCDPALMTVVMVNLLGNAVKYGKREGRIRIRAHTVDGRLRVSVWNEGPGFPPEEKPRLFRKFSRLRTPELLKRKGTGVGLYSTWRIIQLHGGRIWADSEPGQWAEFSFEIPLAPGR
- a CDS encoding efflux RND transporter periplasmic adaptor subunit, encoding MKRYLLITVLAPILTACIWGCHKSATEPGVAPPSAIVKAATEKVVMQTVQTSEEAAGTVRSKAFATIQSKLMGHIRAIHVNEGLPVTTGMLLIEIDDREATAQVKKAESGLLEAQSALQEVEKGYGGAQAAREAAVANQNLANATLERLKGLAQNEAISRQAYDEAEAKQKAAAAAYNQADQALKSFDAKRAEAAARIERAQAELANAQILLGCTRIVSPMDGIVTRKFAEVGDLATPGMPLLEIEDNQAYRLEANVDESRVGRFRIGDAISVLIDALGNEPIAGTVSEVTPSSDPGSHTFVVKVSLPAAPNLHFGLFGRVRYISGEKKALTVPVSAVTERGQLTGVFVVGDDHIARLRLVKTGKPYGERIEVLSGLSDGETIVTGNLGAVQDGVRIES
- a CDS encoding efflux RND transporter permease subunit, with the translated sequence MKTQGLAGKIAHVFIDSKLTPLMIAASLLLGLGAVVLLPREEEPQIVVPMIDIFVQMPGAGAKEIEERVTKPMEKLLWEIPGVEYIYSTSSPGAAFAVVRFYVGENEEDAIVRLNQKMFSNFDIIPPGCSQPLIKPRSIDDVPILALTLSSERYDHFTLRRVAAQLHDAIKEVANVSEVKLIGGQRRQVRVVLDPARMAAYGVAPATIIPMLSRANAQNAAGSFSAGNREFLVEAGGFLKNADEVGAVVIGVFDKRPIYLRDVSEILDGPEEAANYVFNIEGPASAHSHVLGRPEKGAESSGPAPAVTISVAKRKGSNAITIADHVIEKVRALQGTVIPSDIQVTVSRNYGETAQEKSNELLYHMFLAVVSVAILIAFVLGVRESGTVAIAIPVTLALTLVVFYFYGYTLNRVTLFALIFSIGILVDDAIVVVENIVRHYHLPENKGRPVIEIAVDAVDEVGNPTLLATAAVIAAILPMAFVRGLMGPYMAPIPVGASAAMIFSVIVSFMVTPWAAYRLLRAETPHKHKQSWFRRMRRTTGTPSLPPESDIAMRTAGTPSHAHSEGALDRLYRRVMDPLIHRPILRYGFLVMVSLLLLAACSLVPLSKVLVKMLPFDNKSEFQVIIDMPEGTTLEQTATATRAIADYLRTVPEVANMQTYVGTASPHNFNGLVRHYFLRSNPNEADIQVNLAPKEARAAQSHDIAKRVRPGIQAVAERFGARVKVAEVPPGPPVLQTLVAEVYGPTYERQIEVARKVREIFEQTEGVVDTDWYVEDDQTKIHFDIDQEKAALNGISVEQAGLTLRTALEGTGVGLIHQPKEKEDVAIMLRLDRAHRSSVEDLKAIKVAGDKGNLVSLGEIVKITETIQDKSIYHKNLMPVVYVTGDVGGVAESPVYVIFALMKRVAALVIPEGYPVEQYSTMQPFSSEKIAIKWDGEWFVTYEVFRDMGLAFAAVLVLIFILVVGWFQSLKTPFVIMAAIPFSLVGILPAHWLMGAFFTATSMIGFIAGAGIVVRNSIILVDFIELRLKEGMPLADAVVDAGAVRFRPMLLTAAAVIVGSSVILFDPIFQGLAISLMAGEIASLLLSRMAVPILYYLSRRHEVA